In Euwallacea fornicatus isolate EFF26 chromosome 20, ASM4011564v1, whole genome shotgun sequence, a single window of DNA contains:
- the ocm gene encoding uncharacterized protein ocm isoform X1 yields MDTETIDLTDPFKEMLRYQRLSGERLSKRISDLACKRKSDGSNSTENIRMEDLLDRSCEITSTPRMNLPFSVDETIILSDDDEPEPSEDFCRANTEDLSEIQVIEFTDESSDDQNEDDIFEEVSITRIPYSQTCMEQAANNTALAEQRPVNSILEREPKKSDSEERAKKSSEKLSNDVLHLQPNIKNPTGTLARLGFSIANAKKVAVLQRIALKNITTTKKGALVKSHFKESKQIPAQVQSNSDEAEKESVNSSVTDLALETNFHEILLPSEVNTSSLLNYIPPIETGSKELDSVIKSENDFSKTWEESDPLEILVTQSSPNGSTCPNLKVRNIDSLIENSPLQDENLLDTLNTTDNCSRDLIVSEPASKLIPCPKPSYLKVKEYSSLMEVKSNSALESIFDDTSLPETLPSLEVTSGLCHLNETNSVQSDLSLDSKDKPSESLIVSESLSVNECVSPSSTPRVSYLTVRKQSFLLEDKSNSALDASRKNICEHIDNAEVASVSRDTFRLSDNSNDPEVEQKIKNEESVKEIKYCDDSRSNDCDTLKSQEEGIIIASKLSEENPVLIGPTKSMEILEVSLTEPQVKSKLVSADDETESLGHANKLQESEEVTKISEPEPSSINLEEIRKDLRRQLTFLRTKKKNSILLDFKQTLINDRLPNKESTCLSSDQIHPVPSKKPFKPVIDVQCADTINIDSSRSEGDVQIPNSIPILEVPKETERIQSQVEPQESEDIPNVFNEIRKIIRKQKSLPIRMERSIISEIVPAKPNYNESSNDSPDFVQDTSSSPQVDKIETPSCNQEAKSTECISSPFVSNSLDEFLTDSQLNVSYAIPKSGAEEGLRSSYPVDPLHSIDSDIKKENSEKSKKKSTYKPKTLAEKRKILEKKKKLEEKKLSKLRELEKLQSRSYVLFKNKKIFVRSNSRGRCISSVGSTSYRREKLNYSSSSKPSLLKEYYKSNINYLKYKPGPLSKKYLLQSDYTQWTSELKSLPTPVLEIRPELGKPIHPVLLPHILRQWDGEVSKEQLEFALAAVVEAKPSSQEQIFHFDLKYQRHLENLLIRKKKGYTPVLPVSSTKVSTADIDNKDISSILNDLITYVEIKELAQTLIKEPEVIKMPEEELVHLESPLQPSKKEPPKKKSRTSRELLRLNCKVVNVDVKLDNTKTKCSKPHCRLGCLCESLKCSAIIGVHCRKASCLFGCKCPKESNSIISIPHEAAYGDSNTNFLSMDTVSRIEDHAKKNLAKVEKEFTQTIIYANDNAIVVGSSSKPRRVTKTPKKYTDFFEDDLYLPETVQTKSPTKLIKPCTIALERCDFSEVIPYCLVHFLYNCHCKGYSSFPSIAPKPTNKQQSPNTLGMEKNKAISESSIKATEKKRPDSFSDDQDSDIYPVAKKRKKWQVLRNVNYIPYQQLRFSSNQSLSTKEEGTCSRTRCIGSKYFKVKKYSDRTCMDWCHNVKDGEILKVRTCPEDKLNDCIRMKREIDANLRGMTEKRKAHPRKQRLEIRRDDLFIDIQDKPPVRGPKRNVAAQSIMPIFPGEIIIHDFSLVSKLCNNSKMGERYARILPWSALIKGFSTGSINVYCICTMPFRLVLNVGPKLKGRKALDVQTTGHQILELPVVGNSPALVKQSENVRDIIRWLLSGVLSAKYMSTSLSFLLVETVPGEFEIRGLCTQVVKNAQSPEPSKEITPLASKETKDKIAAGQESVIKTEVIVKNEADDNSSEVIEIKHKNVKNAIATLFATKKKFPMRELIEDGKDDDLEDNLYMWVGLPDVYKMAKWRVIFLKNDFVYLIFKTIQYSIRYTDLVKLTEMARDAQQTLVVRNEEIQRNHSHCLFGIYVSQKYSDRIFIGPYFINYDSNDIDTLKSISGMLVSSESLVRITSRKKHVCGNWMFERNYAHLPKAFSTESSPVAKDVETLKVAKTEQVVEMPSTQKQDDFVPPSTSSDCQLIHYNGFTVNVKTCKPRKPSEFNRYIITNIPHFGYLGAFQPDNSTILEVSWPFEKKVLQFENADHARDFLQERFNQLLQPVPETFKIQVIVLVQLDLNEYQPINSDYLNGHCICGYFGAYNFKNLSEEFCITNLNMSRQDITFLFAKRAHDFIRKKLQELAEINGISPSNSEEYNVLNILEKAKAEIKYQEQLRLQLIADIQLLEAAVVSKVKRIFGGIKKLPSKHRSIESRILSETLQFRPKRLMLNEVIDISDDDGPPVLEPAVDNKIENEAPSSPNCPKLCPQEELKQKEPATTICRSPKVAKIAPFSSKPVDTTSEILESQSDKLREDSQLCSNESKVT; encoded by the exons ATGGACACAGAAACCATAGATTTGACCGACCCGTTTAAGGAAATGTTAAGGTATCAGCGTTTATCCGGGGAAAGACTCAGTAAACGTATCTCAGACCTAGCTTGTAAGCGTAAGAGCGATGGTAGTAATTCGACAGAAAATATTCGTATGGAGGACCTGTTAGATAGGtcttgcgagataacgtcaaccCCTCGAATGAATCTCCCATTTTCAGTGGACGAAACTATTATACTCTCAGATGATGATGAACCAGAACCCTCAGAAGATTTTTGCAGAGCGAACACTGAAGATCTTTCAGAAATACAAGTGATTGAATTTACTGATGAGAGTAGTGATGATCAAAATGAGGatgatatttttgaagaagTTTCCATTACTAGAATTCCATACAGCCAAACTTGTATGGAACAAGCTGCGAATAATACAGCATTAGCAGAGCAAAGACCCGTGAATTCAATATTGGAGAGGGAACCAAAGAAGTCTGACAGTGAAGAAAGAGCTAAAAAATCTTCAGAAAAATTATCCAATGATGTTCTACACCTTCAacctaatattaaaaatcctaCTGGAACGTTAGCACGTTTAGGATTCTCCATAGCAAATGCTAAGAAAGTAGCAGTTTTACAGAGAATTgcactaaaaaatattaccacaACGAAGAAAGGAGCTTTAGTGAAATCACATTTCAAAGAATCAAAGCAAATTCCTGCTCAGGTTCAAAGCAACTCCGATGAAGCAGAGAAAGAATCTGTTAACTCCAGTGTAACAGATTTAGCCTTAGAAAccaattttcatgaaatattgCTTCCATCCGAAGTCAACACGTCAAGTTTGTTGAATTACATCCCACCAATTGAGACAGGTTCAAAGGAATTAGATTCGGTCATAAAAAGCGAAAACGACTTCAGTAAAACTTGGGAGGAATCTGATCCATTAGAAATATTAGTTACGCAGTCCTCTCCAAATGGATCAACTTGTCCAAACTTAAAAGTGAGAAATATTGATTCTCTTATTGAAAATTCTCCATTGCAAGATGAGAATCTATTAGATACTTTAAACACTACTGACAATTGCAGTAGAGATTTAATAGTTTCTGAACCAGCATCAAAATTAATACCTTGCCCAAAGCCATCATATCTAAAAGTTAAGGAGTATAGTTCTCTTATGGAAGTTAAGTCAAATTCTGCTTTAGAATCCATTTTCGATGACACTTCACTTCCAGAAACTTTACCTTCTTTAGAAGTTACATCTGGCCTGTGCCATCTCAATGAAACAAATTCTGTTCAATCAGATTTATCTCTTGATAGTAAAGACAAGCCTAGTGAAAGTTTGATTGTGTCCGAATCCTTATCTGTTAATGAATGTGTTTCGCCATCGTCTACCCCAAGAGTGTCATACTTAACTGTTCGAAAGCAAAGTTTTCTTCTTGAAGACAAGTCGAATTCAGCATTGGACGcatcaagaaaaaatatttgcgaacATATTGATAATGCTGAAGTTGCTAGTGTTAGTAGGGACACTTTTAGATTATCTGACAACTCGAATGATCCTGAAGTAGAACAGAAGATAAAGAATGAAGAAAGTGTAAAGGAAATCAAATATTGCGATGATTCAAGAAGTAACGATTGTGATACCCTAAAAAGCCAAGAAGAGGGGATTATCATTGCAAGTAAACTTTCTGAAGAGAATCCTGTACTTATCGGACCTACAAAATCTATGGAAATTTTAGAAGTTTCGTTGACAGAACCTCAAGTTAAATCGAAGCTTGTATCAGCAGATGATGAAACAGAATCGTTAGGACATGCTAACAAACTCCAAGAATCTGAAGAAGTTACGAAAATATCTGAGCCGGAACCAAGCTCTATAAATTTAGAGGAGATTAGAAAGGACTTGAGGCGACAATTGACGTTTTTGAgaacgaagaaaaaaaatagcattttgtTGGACTTTAAACAAACTCTAATCAATGATAGGCTTCCTAATAAGGAAAGTACCTGCTTGTCTTCAGATCAAATCCATCCTGTTCCAagcaaaaaaccttttaaaccAGTGATTGACGTGCAATGTGCAGATACTATTAATATTGATTCATCCCGGAGTGAGGGAGATGTGcaaattccaaattcaatACCAATTCTGGAAGTTCCTAAAGAAACTGAAAGGATCCAATCCCAAGTGGAACCACAAGAGAGTGAAGACATACCCAAtgtatttaatgaaataaggAAGATtataagaaaacaaaaatctttaCCTATACGTATGGAACGCTCTATCATTTCAGAAATAGTGCCTGCAAAACCAAATTACAATGAAAGTTCAAATGATAGTCCAGATTTTGTTCAGGACACTTCATCTTCTCCTCAGGTGGACAAAATTGAAACACCCAGTTGTAATCAAGAAGCAAAAAGTACTGAGTGCATCAGTTCGCCATTTGTAAGCAATTCATTGGATGAATTTTTAACGGATTCCCAATTAAATGTCAGTTACGCAATTCCAAAAAGTGGTGCTGAAGAAGGGCTACGGTCGAGCTATCCTGTCGATCCGCTTCATTCAATCGATTCGGATATTAAGAAGGAAAATTCAGAGAAatcaaaaaagaaatctacGTATAAACCTAAAACTTTAGCTgagaaaaggaaaatattggagaagaaaaagaaactagaggaaaaaaagttgagtAAGTTAAGGGAATTAGAGAAGCTTCAGTCAAGGAGTtatgttttgtttaagaataagaaaatttttgtccGCAGTAACTCAAGGGGGAGGTGTATTTCGTCAGTAGGGTCAACTTCATATCGTCgcgaaaaattgaattatagtTCGAGTTCAAAACCCTCACTGCTGAAGGAATATTACAAAAGCAATATTAACTATTTAAAGTATAAGCCAGGGCcattaagcaaaaaatatttgttacaaTCTGACTACACGCAATGGACTTCAGAGCTAAAAAGTTTACCGACTCCTGTTCTGGAAATACGTCCAGAGTTAGGAAAACCAATCCATCCTGTTTTGTTACCTCATATACTTAGACAGTGGGATGGAGAGGTATCTAAAGAACAACTGGAATTTGCTCTTGCAGCAGTTGTGGAGGCAAAACCTTCGTCTCAGGAACAGATTTTCCACTTCGATTTAAAATACCAAAGACATCTGGAAAACTTATTgattagaaagaaaaaagggTATACGCCAGTTTTACCTGTATCCTCCACAAAGGTCTCTACTGCCGACATAGACAATAAAGACATTTCGAGTATACTCAACGATTTGATAACATATGTTGAGATCAAAGAATTAGCACAAACTCTGATTAAAGAACCAGAAGTTATTAAAATGCCAGAAGAGGAACTTGTTCATCTTGAATCTCCCTTACAACCTAGCAAGAAGGAACCCCCAAAGAAGAAGTCGCGAACTAGTAGAGAACTTTTAAGGCTAAACTGCAAGGTTGTTAATGTAGATGTCAAACTAGATAATACAAAAACTAAGTGTTCCAAACCCCATTGTAGATTAGGATGCCTGTGCGAATCTCTGAAGTGTTCTGCAATAATTGGCGTTCATTGCCGAAAGGCATCTTGTTTATTTGGTTGTAAATGCCCAAAGGAGAGTAATAGCATAATTAGTATTCCCCATGAAGCTGCTTACGGCGATTCCAACACGAATTTTCTTTCTATGGACACGGTGTCCAGAATCGAGGATCACGCCAAGAAGAACTTAGCTAAAGTTGAAAAAGAGTTTACACAGACAATTATTTACGCCAACGATAATGCAATAGTTGTGGGATCTAGTTCTAAACCTAGACGAGTCACTAAAACACCCAAGAAATATACcgatttttttgaagatgATCTTTATTTGCCGGAAACAGTTCAAACCAAAAGCCCTACCAAGCTTATTAAACCTTGTACCATTGCACTGGAAAGGTGTGATTTCTCCGAAGTCATACCATATTGCTTAGTGCATTTTCTATACAATTGCCACTGCAAGGGGTACAGCTCATTTCCCAGTATTGCACCTAAACCAACAAACAAACAGCAGTCTCCAAATACACTAggaatggaaaaaaacaagGCTATCAGCGAATCTAGCATTAAAGCCACTGAGAAGAAGAGGCCAGATTCTTTTAGTGATGATCAAGACAGTGATATTTATCCTGTTGCGAAAAAACGCAAGAAGTGGCAAGTTCTTAGAAATGTTAATTACATTCCATATCAACAACTCCGTTTTAGCTCTAATCAGTCTCTATCGACAAAGGAGGAGGGTACTTGTAGCCGAACTAGATGCATTGGCTCAAAATACttcaaagtgaaaaaatattcagataGGACTTGTATGGATTGGTGTCATAATGTTAAAGACggtgaaattttgaaggtgaggACCTGTCCTGAGGATAAATTAAATGACTGTATCAGAATGAAGAGAGAAATCGATGCGAACCTGAGAGGAATGACAGAAAAACGAAAAGCACATCCCCGGAAACAGCGGTTGGAAATAAGACGAGATGACCTATTTATTGATATACAGGACAAACCGCCAGTTAGAGGACCCAAACGTAATGTAGCAGCTCAGTCGATCATGCCAATATTTCCTGGGGAAATTATTATACACGACTTTTCGTTGGTTAGTAAGCTGTGCAACAATTCCAAAATGGGAGAGAGATATGCTAGAATCTTACCGTGGTCCGCTCTCATAAAGGGATTTTCAACAGGATCAATAAACGTTTATTGTATTTGTACTATGCCATTCAGGTTGGTGCTGAATGTTGGCCCTAAACTGAAAGGTCGAAAAGCTTTAGACGTTCAAACTACCGGACACCAGATTTTAGAGCTCCCCGTGGTAGGAAACTCCCCTGCGTTGGTGAAGCAATCGGAAAACGTGCGGGACATAATCCGATGGCTGCTTTCAGGGGTTCTATCTGCCAAATACATGTCCACGTCTCTCTCGTTTTTGCTTGTAGAGACTGTTCCAGGAGAATTTGAAATTAGAGGTTTGTGTACTCAGGTAGTTAAGAATGCCCAGAGTCCTGAGCCTTCGAAGGAAATCACTCCTCTCGCTAGCAAAGAGACAAAAGATAAAATCGCTGCAGGCCAAGAATCAGTCATTAAAACTGAGGTAATTGTCAAGAATGAGGCAGATGATAATTCAAGTGAGGTGAtcgaaattaaacataaaaatgtaaaaaacgcCATTGCTACCTTGTTTGCTACCAAAAAGAAGTTTCCCATGAGGGAGTTAATTGAAGACGGTAAGGACGACGATTTGGAAGATAATTTGTATATGTGGGTCGGATTGCCAGATGTGTACAAAATGGCTAAATGGCGGgtgatatttttgaagaacGATTTTGTATATTTGATCTTCAAAACCATACAATATTCCATTCGATACACCGATTTGGTTAAATTAACGGAAATGGCACGTGACGCCCAACAAACCTTAGTAGTAAGAAACGAGGAAATACAACGCAACCACAGCCATTGCTTGTTCGGTATCTATGTAAGTCAAAAATACTCCGATCGGATATTCATAGGACCCTACTTTATTAATTACGATTCGAACGATATTGATACACTAAAGTCTATCAGCGGAATGTTGGTGAGTTCTGAATCATTGGTCAGAATAACCAGTAGGAAGAAACACGTATGCGGTAATTGGATGTTCGAAAGGAATTATGCACACCTTCCGAAAGCATTCTCGACGGAATCTTCTCCTGTTGCAAAAGATGTGGAAACtttaaaagttgcaaaaaCTGAACAAGTTGTGGAGATGCCCTCTACGCAGAAGCAGGATGATTTTGTGCCGCCATCTACATCCAGCGACTGCCAATTAATACATTACAATGGGTTTACTGTTAATGTTAAAACCTGCAAACCTAGAAAACCATCGGAGTTtaacag gtaCATTATAACAAATATTCCCCACTTTGGGTATTTGGGAGCCTTCCAACCAGataattcaacaattttgGAAGTGTCATGGCCGTTCGAGAAGAAAGttttacaatttgaaaatgccGATCACGCGAGAGATTTCTTACAAGA GAGATTTAATCAGCTACTACAACCCGTTCCAGAGACGTTTAAAATTCAAGTTATCGTTTTAGTGCAGCTGGATTTAAACGAATATCAGCCGATCAATTCCGATTATTTAAACGGACATTGC ATTTGCGGCTACTTTGGAGcgtataatttcaaaaatttatccgAGGAGTTTTGTATAACTAACCTAAATATGTCAAGGCAAGATATCACTTTCTTATTCGCCAAGAGAGCGCACGATTTCATACGTAAGAAACTACAGGAACTTGCAGAAATCAATGGGATTAGTCCTTCGAATTCAGAGGAATACaatgttttgaatatattggAGAAG GCAAAGGCAGAAATAAAATACCAGGAACAATTACGCTTACAACTGATCGCCGACATCCAACTTCTCGAAGCTGCAGTTGTCTCGAAAGTCAAGAGAATATTTGGGGGAATCAAAAAGCTGCCATCGAAACATCGCAGCATTGAATCTCGAATTTTGAGCGAAACCTTGCAGTTCAGGCCCAAAAGATTAAtgttgaacgaagttatcgacatAAGTGACGATGACGGTCCACCTGTCCTTGAACCTGCGGTTGACAATAAG aTTGAGAATGAGGCACCTTCGAGTCCGAATTGTCCGAAATTGTGTCCACAGGAAGAACTTAAACAGAAAGAACCTGCGACCACGATCTGTCGATCGCCAAAG GTAGCCAAAATAGCACCTTTTTCCTCTAAACCTGTCGATACAACGTCGGAAATACTAGAAAGCCAAAGTGATAAATTAAGAGAAGACTCGCAGTTATGCTCTAATGAGTCTAAAGTAACGTAG